Sequence from the Sardina pilchardus chromosome 15, fSarPil1.1, whole genome shotgun sequence genome:
cgtgctcacacacacacacacacacacacacacacacacacacacacacacacacaaatatagatgCTCAGATTATATACGCAAACTGTCTGTTTATACTCTGTGAACTAAATATGGTTAACTGTTGGGTTGGGTAAGGTGATGTTCAGTAAATGAATCTCAACAGATGATCTTTGAAGTCTCTGTAGGTGAACTAGCCAAggaaagtgttaccaaaaaatTGTAGTGAGCACTCCCAATGTCTTGGCCTGAGAAACCCTAATCCCTTTCAGTAAATGGGTTAAGCAAACATTGGTAGCCTATGATGCTTACGGTCAGAAtagttgccaacttttaacaaaaatcTTAAGTTTTTTAGAGTCTTGGCAAAGTTACAGTAATTCATGTTAGCCTACTGTGAAAACGACTGATTGGTAGGCCCACAGGTGGAAAGAGGTGGGGTAGAAGAGAACAACTGACCTTACCACGTGATTTTCTAGTCCTGTTGCTCTTTTGTAGGCTTGGCCGATTGGGGGTGGGTGTAGCTTACAAGTTGCAAGTCCAATACAACAGCCTTACCGTCGGTAGATAGCAAGCAAAATGACGGCAATATTGCATATTTTGGAACTGATAGACATCAAGAGTTTTTTGCTTTTCCTCTCAATTTTCCTTTTTGTGTTTGACTACATAAAAACCAAGCCACCAAAGAATTTTCCTCCTGGACCGTGGTCATTGCCTTTTATCGGCGACGTACATCATATTGACATCGCCAAAATCCATCTGCAGTTTGCCCAGGTAGGCGCATTAAGTCATAGCCTAATTGTATGGGAAACCATCTGCTCACAACAAGGCTTATTAGTTACGCTTCTGTAACCTACCTGCGATCGATCACATTTTTGTCTTTAAGTCATGTGGTCATTTTCAGTTGAAATGGTTGAACCCTGTGCCTGCCAGACAAACGTTGTAGACAACTTGCTCTGGTGTGTTATTATTCACTGCGGGTAAGGGATCTCCAATAATGTGTTCAAAGGAGGACGGAAAGACGACATTAAACTCGAAATTTGTATAATAGGTCTAAAGTTGAAATGTCATGTCGACATTTCGTCTTTTTTCTCCACACGTAGTGGAGTAGTGTCGTTCTTGCTAATCCCAGAGGCGGACTGGCAATCTGTGCGTTCGGGACAAGTCCAGAACGGGTCAGTGCCTCATCGGCCAATGCTGTCCAGCTCTCCACAGTCTACTACGTTACCAGTtgtcatctaaaaaaaaagtaaacaattGCGCCATCACGTGTTCAAGCAAGACGATGCAGCCTTAATATTTCACCCGTCTCTATTCAGTCTTGCTCATAACCTTGCATTTCTAGAGCGCGCTAGAAGAATTGAACCCCGTGCGTGCAGAACAGGTGGTGAATGTCAGTTAGAGTGgaagataacacacaaacagtagcttattgaccgggttggccacccaggttgcgatcctgggacaccctagattttattttttgtatgacaaccttttacagcagcccatgtctgatttccctaaaaaagggggttttgccccctgggtaaatgttgaaaaatgatgtaCTGTTGGGATCATTGGATAAAGCAAGGTTCAAGGTACCATATTCCACTTTCCGCTCCCATTGGTAAACCACATCTGAGCAAGCACAGTTTGCCATTTATGAAATGTATTATAGTTTTTTTACTAGTAGCCTATACTTTAGTATTAGGCCTATCTTCCATCAGTAAACAAGAGGTGGTGCACATTTCAACCAGATGTCTAATAAAAAACAAAGCTAAAACACTTGAACGCACTCCATCAAATGAAAGCAACAGTTCTGTTTGAATTTTTACAAATGTACTATCCATATTATAGCTTTTCGTTTTTACCTTTTATATTCATATGTTTATATTCACATGATGTTATTAGTCAATttgggatttgttttttttttcagaattgcAATAACAACATAATACAGATTATAATTGACTGCAGTATTTGTATTGTATCTTTGATATTGTATCTCTTCCAGTTTGCTGAAAAATATGGACGCATTTTTAGCGTCCGATTTTTTGGACCAAGGCTGGTTGTTCTTAATGGACACAAGCTAGTGAGGGAAATGTATGTCCATCAAGGAGAAAACTTTGCTGATCGACCAGCCTTACCTTTATTTGCTGATATCGTTGGAGACAAAGGTGATATTCTTTACTGTGAAATTACCCTATATACAGTGGGGGGAAATAAGTATTGAGTGCATCAACATGTTTTGCAGTAAATATATTACCAATGAGGCTATTAACATGAAATGTTCACCGGATATTAGCATTAACTCAGGAAATCCACAACTATGACACAGGACAAAAAGTATTGAACATGCTAGGAAAAAGCAATACGCCAAGGTAACAAAAGGCAAGAAACCAGCGAAAATCTGTAAATAGTTAGAAAGTATTATCCGTCAGAGTCCCCATCAGAGTCTGTCACTGCGAAGCCAGGGGCCACTCTCGTTTATGGGAGACTGATTCGACCGGACAACAGTGCTCCTACAGTACAGCTCCTCTTTGGGTCTGTTTGTCTTTCCCAATGGAGGTTAGCTGCGTTATTTCTTTGCAGTTTCTCACTTTTGTCGTCGCATTTTCTTCACGGAGGTCCCCCAACTGTCTCGTTGGTCCTTTTGCTGGCTCTGCCATTATTAACATCTACAAAAAGCTGTGTTCTTATAACCCGTGCTTGAGGGGGGCGTGTGTGCTGTATATCCAGAGGGGCATAGGGGGCCTTAAGCAGACAACATAGGCTTCAGGTCAGTTTCTGAAAccttttttacttttactcaAAGCACAAAGGAGAATCTTGCCATCCaccaggatgatgaggatgaggaccTTACACCAAGACAACGATCCAAAGCTTACAGTAAAGGAACTCTCAATTGGTTTCAAAGAAAGAAATTCAAGGTGTAGAAGAAGCTAAACAACAAGAAAGCCCCCGAGAATCTTAAGAATGTGCCAAACCTCTAGAAGAATGGGCCAAAACCACACCTGAATACTGCAGTCGATTAGTTTCTTCATACAGCTGCCATTACAAACAAAGATGATTTTGTGATCTGATGATTCATTCATGTTGTTCAATATTTGTGTTGCACCTTCGCCTAGACTAGAGTATTACGGGATGTATGTGCCGCAATGAAGCCAACTTCAGCCAACTTGAATTGATACGTTTGGCTGTCATTACAAAGGCTTCTCCGCTAAGGAATAAATTAATTTCAATTGGTGTGCTCAATACTTTTTTTCACCACTTCCACTTAATTACACACAACTGTGAGTCATGTGGGTAGCCTCATTGGAAATGTATTACTATTTACTGAAAATGTTGACGTGATCATACTCATTTCCCCCATTGTATCTTactcttttcttttcaaaaatagctttattggTTTTCAAAGGGAGTGCACAGCCATATAGCTCAGTGGCTTACATTGTTATCACAGTGTTACAATTGCACCTATGCCTCCTGGTAGCTTACATTGTTATTACAGTATTACAAATGCACCTATGACGCCCCTTACCTATACCTATACCCTCCCAATCCCCATTGTATCATGCTCAACAATGTCCGTTTGGTTATTACTTGAATGGTTTCTGTCTTATATTCTCTGCGTAGGGGTGGTTGTGTCTAATGGCTATGCTTGGAAACAGCAGAGAAGGTTTGCTCTTCACACCCTGAGGAATTTCGGATTGGGCAAGAGAAGCCTTGAGCCATCCATTCTTCAAGAATGCAGATATCTAAATGACGCCATTGCTAATGAACAAGGTGAGTGAGTAAGATGAATGGTTAAACCTTGTACAACTCActgctgaagagtgtgttacaGTTTGTCTTAGTTGCTTTCGTGCATTTTTCGTTTGACACATTTGACatttagtccatgggccagagcaGAAGTTGGGCTCACCAAAGGTGGCAAAATCTATCAATGATTTTCTTAATCCTCTATGTCTGAAAGATATGTTTTGGTATGATAACCTTTTCTAAGTGGTAGCTTAGTTGTATTTTTACTGGCTTTTATACCCATACCCAGTACAATTCACAATACACGCCTATGTGTAGGTATAGGTGTATACAAGTGTGTGGGATGATGGGATAtgtcttaatccatgttatatcacatgtagatgccataggctatagtttagatggattatatagcttttcatgaatcacataggctaaaatgtatcagtcgtacactttttcacctacataatataggattagattgatgcaaaggactgaaagtgggtgggtcaaatcccaactcttgctatatcacatctagagagtatgggcttttagaaaatgtatgggtTAGATAGCTGAATACACTTTACACAGCTACTTTAGACCCATAATCAAtagctgtccattgaaaatcaatgcatttcaatgtaatgcaaaatacattacagctagggtatagtgatatggaggaagttgggagatatctcaatgcacatttttatcacatctagagtatatagacatctcagaaaaatatattttagggtaATTAACCAGTTTTCTTTAATGATACCAGAACTATAATGATCGGATATGCCATGATATTTCAATTCATGTAGATCCTGCATAACTATTCGGCCTAAATTCAGTTTTTTATTTGCGTTATGACTCagatgtgtgagaatgagtaaGGATACGACCAATGACTAGGCTACTagactactaggcctactgaaagaCTAGACATAATAACCCAACCGGCCCAAGTAAGGTCCTAACATCATTATCAAGCAATGATGCCTGCTGTAAACtgtaaaagtaggctactatactTCAGTTGGTAAgtgaatttatttgaatttggaatTTACAGTGGCAGAATACTGATGATGAACAGTCAAATCCACAGTCAGATCCACAGCTCAAGCCACTGTattgcactctcactctctttctctcttcctcacatatactcacacatacttcatatatacaaacacattctctctcactcacacacacatacactgttgctGAGTAAGAAAAGGCCTCATTTCAGCACATCATTGATTCTCTGTTGCTTTCAGGTTGCagattgttgtactgtacactgtacatccaagaatagagaagacatagagagagggagagagagagagggaatattgcagattgttgtactgtacatcccagaatagagaagacatagagagagggactatgtgaagtgtgttttgtatgtgtgtgtcgtgtgtgtgagtgagtgagtgagtgagtgagtgagtgtgtgcatgtgagggagagaaacgcTATCAAATGATCAACTACACTAGAGCTATCAATTAGAATTTGGATACATTTTTTCCAAAGCATAATTGCACCAATCGCACTATATGGTTCTGAGGTGTGGGGTCCAGTAACACACAATGAATTTCCCAAAGTAGACAAACACCCAACTGAAGCCCTGCATGCAGAGTTCTGTAAAAGCATCCTCCGAGTACAGAGGCAATCtccaaacaatgcatgcagggcagaattaggTCAGTACCCACTTATTATTACTATTCAGAAAAGAGCCATTACATTTGGGCAATATTTAAAATTAGCAACCCCCTTTCACTCCACTATTTAGCCCTGAAATGCCAAGAACAAAATATAGAAAAGAGTGCACTAAGCCAACTTGTCCTATAGACTCCGTGACATAACTCCAACCAACATCACTCAGTCTCaggacaactttattgtcaGAAAAATTGGACCCAACCAAATTATAAACACTGAAAAGGAAGAATACATTACATATTGGAAAGAAGTCACCAAAACACAATTACAATGCTATTTGGCCCTCAAACATGAATATACAACAGCTACTTACCTGAGCACAGTAAAAGACCCTAAACTCAGGAAAACATTGACAATGTACAGACTCAGTGAACACAATCTTGCCATAGAAAAAGGCAGACGCAGGCAAACCTGGCTGGCCAGAGAGGAAAGATTGTGCCCACACTGCACTTTGGGGGTCATATAAACAGAATTCACAAAATATGAAGAAATTAGGAAATCCTCATACATCAAATTTAGTTCAGCCATTCCTGAATTCCCAACATTTACAAATGAGAGaacatgttttgtgtatgtgaggaagagagagagagagcaatactgTGGCTTGACTCTATCATCAGTATTCTGCCAGTCAAACttccaaattcaaataaattcagtTACGAACTGCCTTCTCTCCACTGGATGCCGACCAAGTTGAAAAACTGGTCACCTCAGCTAAGACATCAACCAGCAGTCTTTACCCAATGCCCACGACCCTGGTCAAGGCCTGTCTTCCCATTCTCCGTCAGTTGaaaacatcataaatgcatctctTGTCTCTGGTGTGGTACCATCCAGCTTCAAAATGGCAGCAGGCATCCCCACTCTCAAGATGCCAGGCTCAGACCCTGATGACCCCAACAACTATCGTCCAATCTCCAACCTCCCTTTCATCAGTATCCTGGAAAGAGCAGTGGTTGCCCAGCTTCAACATCACTTGTCCCACCATGAGCTCTTTGAACCTCTCCAATCTGATTTCAGGATCCACCATTACTGATGCTGCCgacaccatcctcatcctccttgactTTTCTGCAGCTTTTGACACAGTTTCCCATCCTTCTCCATTGCTTTTCTGAGCTCATCAGCCTTAGTGGCACAACACTGCCCTGGTTCACCGGCCGGACACAATTAATCACTCTCAATGGCTCCTACTAAATGGCCATCAACCATGGCATACCccagggctctgtgcttggTCCTCTGCTGTTCACCATTTACATGTTGCCCCTAGGTCATATTATCCGTAAACATGGACTCATCTTCCACTCCTATGCCGATGACACTCAACTTTATATCAGCACAaacctctcctcccatctcccacccacacaactTGTCAACTGCCTGCGggaactcaaatcatggatgaCCACAAACCTACTCAAACTCAACAGTAATAAGACAGAGGTTATGGTGGTGGCCCCTGCACCACTGCTCAGAAAAATTGGAGACCTGGCCATGGTCGTGGATGGCTGCTACACTTCCCCATCTACCGAGAatcacaacctgggtgttatcctactccactctctccttcggGTCCCACATGAACAATGTCATCAAGTTCTTCTACCACCTCAGAAGTATCTCACTCCGGCTTTCGCTCACACATTCAGTAACAgagacactcatccatgccttcatcaCCTCCCGCCTGGACTACTTAGCAGACACCAGTAtgtccagaactcagctgccagggttctaacccacacaaagccctggcagcatatcactcccatcctccaacagctccattggttgccagtcaagtcacacactgcctacaagatcctcctgctcacatataaatctctccATGGACTCTCACCTCACAGATCTCCTGCACCCCATCCCCTACACTCAGTCACGTTCCCTGCGGTCCTCTAacaaggacctgctggccaCCCCCCGCACCAGGTTGCAGACTTTTGGGGACAGGGCTTTCTCTGTCAATGCTCGCACACTCTGGAATACTCTACCACTCCATGTCTGTTCTGCCCCGTCCCTGCCCATAttcaaaaagcacctgaaaacatttatttacatttattaagtcCTTTGACCCTTAACCCCTCTCCCAAATTTTTAAGCAACCTTGGGTAccatgaaaggcgctatataaatccaagttattattattagtagtaatagtagtagtagtagtagtagtagtactgtataactgaaactgctctctcatacataggctacatctcTGAATATTATTTTTGTCCTTTCTATTGTTCATGCACAAATTGGAAGTCTACAGCTTAAACTGGCTACATCTATTGAGTACGGTTTACAGCAGACATCATTACTTGATAATGATGTTAGTACCTTACTTGGGCCGGTTGGGTTATTAGTCtttcacaagtagcctagtcattggtcatatccttactctttctcacacatctgagtcatagcgcaaataaaaaataaacaggactCACCTTATGCCCTATTTGTACAACAAAGTATAAAGGTAAAAAGGTGTAATCTGTTTTTGACGCTACAACAGCCATTGTTGttctgtagcctaactgtactgcttccacacactgacccagcaaacaccaacacactctaacAATTCTAAAGTTGGCGGTTTACATTTCTACTGTAGAATGTTCAGAAAAGAAATCTTCTTCCAGACAAATTGAAAAAGCAGAATTTAGGCCCAATACTCATGCACTCTCTTTCGAATTGAAATATCATGGCATATACGATCATTATAGTTCTGgtatcattaaagaaaacaggttaattaccctaaaatatatttttctgagatGTCTATATACTCTAGATGTGATAAAAATGTGTATTGAGATATCTCCCAACTTCCTCCGTATCACTATACCCtagctgtaatgtattttgcattacattgaaatgcattgattttcaatggacagctaTTGGTTATGGGTCTAAAATAGCTGTGTAAAGTATATTCAGCTATCTAacccatacattttctaaaagcccatactctctagatgtgatatagcaagagttgggatttgacccacccactttcagtcctttgcctctatctaatcctatattatgtaggtgaaaaagtgtatgacggatacattttagcctatgtgattcatgaaaagctatataatccatctaaactatatattttctaaaagcctatggcatctacatgtgatataacatggattaagacaTGTCCCACCTTCCTCCAGACTTTGAGGCACCCACATCTGTACATAGGCTTGTATTGTATAAtttactgtgtgcatgtataaaaGCTAGGAAAAATACAACTAAGCTACCACTTAGAGAGGGTTATCATACCAAATAATGTCCCTCAGGCATGGAGGATTACAAAAATCATTGATAGATTTTGCCACCTCAGGTGATACCAATATGTGATTTTTAGGgtcctggcccatggactaattGCACAACAgctgcatttctcaaaacaattcgAGCAAACTGCACCACCTagtggattacctgcaaaagcgtGCATCTTGCTCTTGCTTCAGTACATTCTGTTTAGTTTTGGATGCATACCACAGTCTTTTTTATTTTGGGACTCCTAGGCAAACCTTTTGACCCACAATGGCTCATTAACAATGCTGTGTCTAACATCATCTGTGTGCTGGTGTTTGGGGACCGCTTTGAGTACTCCGATGATGACTTCCAGTCTCTCTTGAAGAACATGAATGAGGTCTTCGTCTTAGAGGGAGGAATTTGGGCTCAGGTGATCCTCTCCTCATATGTCTACGCTTTGTAGTTATACAATAGTGAaaatatgtttaaaatatgttttttttttcttcttgtgtATTCATAGTTGTACAACATATTCCCATCGATAATGCGCAGAGTGCCTGGCCCACACAGGAAAATATTTTCTCTTTGGGACGGAATTATTGCTTTTGTAAGGAAAAAAGTTGAGGATCACCGGGTAGACTTTGATCCTTCAAACTCTAGGGACTACATTGATTGTTTCCTTGGAGAAATGACAAAGGTGAGATGAATCATTCCAACTATTGCAATCGAGAAGTATTACATTAATATATGAAGAGCTCAGATACAAAACACTCTAAACGCTAcctcaaaaatgagataatgatggtgagtgaatgctctcaaCACTTAGTATACAGTAGTGAAATTATTTTGCTTAAAACCCCGCTAAATATCCCTCTCCTCCTGGTCTTTGATATTGATTTGCAAAAACCTATAGAGcctgatattaaaaaaaatacttattgAAAAGTAAATTGGTCTGATGGATTTTGCATCTGACCTCTTCTTCATATATTCAGCTGCTGACAAAAGTCACCCATTTAGaaataagtataagtataattAAGTATAagttttgatcctgtgagggaaatttggtctctgcatttttcccaattcgtgaattagtgaacacacacagcacgcagtgaatacacagcaaggtgaagcacacattaacccagagcagtgagctgcctgcccaacagcgacgctcggggagcagtgaggggttaggtgccttgctcaagagcacttcagccacagactggtcagggattgaaccgacaaccctccggttacaagctcgaagccctaaccagtaggttgtttggagtgttttggagaaaacaaataaaccaGGACCATTTCAATTGGTCAATACAACTGAAACAACTATTGGTTTCCCCAAATTCAACACAAAATATCACCAACATGCTGTGGGAAGTGAATACTGTCAAACTGACACAGTCAAAAGTATTTTGCACTAATAAAAGCACACTTTTCATTGTTAAAATCCAGTGCCAAGATTATGGGTAGTCTGACGTCAGCTATGGTAGCATTCCTGAGAAATACCAGTCCAATTTCAAATGGA
This genomic interval carries:
- the LOC134101882 gene encoding cytochrome P450 2J2-like, which translates into the protein MTAILHILELIDIKSFLLFLSIFLFVFDYIKTKPPKNFPPGPWSLPFIGDVHHIDIAKIHLQFAQFAEKYGRIFSVRFFGPRLVVLNGHKLVREMYVHQGENFADRPALPLFADIVGDKGVVVSNGYAWKQQRRFALHTLRNFGLGKRSLEPSILQECRYLNDAIANEQGKPFDPQWLINNAVSNIICVLVFGDRFEYSDDDFQSLLKNMNEVFVLEGGIWAQLYNIFPSIMRRVPGPHRKIFSLWDGIIAFVRKKVEDHRVDFDPSNSRDYIDCFLGEMTKWKDDEASGFNLENLCYCTLDLFVAGTETTSTTLYWGLLYMIKYPEIQRKVQEEIDRVIGSSGQPSVADRDNMPYTNAVIHETQRCGNILPLNVARQTTKETQVDDFIIPKGTMVLGSLHSVLFDETEWETPHTFNPGHFLDAEGKFRKREAFLPFSIGKRVCLGEQLARMELFLFFTSLLQRFSFSPPEGVEPSLEFRMGATHCPHPYKLCAVPR